The Rosa rugosa chromosome 3, drRosRugo1.1, whole genome shotgun sequence sequence GGAATGAGAACTAAAATTGACACAAGCTAACTATCAACAAGTTTCGGAACACGAAGTTCGAGAAAAAGAATGTAGAACAAAGTCCAAACGATGGTTTACCGAACTTattctgcacacccagctccttCCGTttttgtcccgtcaccagtgcacagtacctgcatccacactgttgtacgGGTGAGCTTTCGTCGTCGCTACTCAACAAGAACTCTACCTCGACTAGATTTAaaaccaaataataaatctttgGGGCCCCAGTATGAAACCATgtttaaaccaaatatttcaaTCAACGACAAACTTTTTAATAATGCTTTCTGACTCAAAAATCGATGCAGGATACTTAAATAAACACGCGCATTGAATCTTACccgatggccggtcccatagacccactacacgaccttacctcaaatgaTTTAtcaaccaggtaagcgtagcgagagcgtccgctacctagctagaCACACGGAGTcaggtcgtcattgcgatcgctcactGTCCGACCGGTGTAGTTAACcttccggaggtttaggggatcgaacccaGGGAAGTCAGTGCCCCCTTCggtctcaagccatcacatttctcacacgatttggttagtatgcattgcattttaacttaaccaaaccataccaactaacatgcatcatttaataataatatataagaaaatcactaaccgaggagagtcctaaATCCCTACCTGAgttccgatgctttctctcacgtactccgagagtcgcgaaccttccgttcctcaggtaactggagtcctaaatTCCGACATTTCGACAGTTAATAATTCATTGAACAACTAgatgaaatctcgacgattagtAAATCGTCCAACCAACTTTTCCttgtttgaccaggagttgaccaacttTGACTAACCTTCCTGGTTTGACCAAGattgaccattgtttgaccaCTCGAGACAGGTTCGATAATTAACTCAAATTATCGAACATTTACTTGAAATTACAATATCGTCCAAATATATATTAAGTGCATCcgatttactaaggccacccaatatatataatttcttttctttacttatTACCCTTTCACATAATACTCAAGCAAACGAATGTTATGTTCACTTTCCAATTTCGTCAACGAGTGAATTTAACTTTACTTAACATTTTGTCGCATAGTAATTCCACGGAATTTACTATAGACACCCAAACTTATTCCATTCTAAATCAAGGTGTGCTCAAAACACCAACGACACCCAATATCACAACTTGACCTTTTCCAAAGCTTCATGAACCATTACAAAACAAACTGCCTTTGCACACTTTCAGTTCACATCCAAGTACTCAACgtcacaaaatcaatttatcAACTAATCCAAATTTTCTCTCCAAGTCAAAATATACTCCAGCTTACATACTACAACAATTTGGTAAGCTCAACTTGAATTCACCGTAAACATACAACCATGCAACCAACTTCCAGGAGTTAACCACACAAGGCAAATCTCAGAACTTTCAACAAAACCCGACTCACCTTGTAACCCAACCAGATCGAATTGGAATCCCGAATTACAGTCTGCACTTAGGCGAAGAACACAGTAGCTTGGACAGATTCTCTCTATTTGCTCACCCTTTCCACCACTCCACCAATTCTGAAATCAAACACATTCATACTTCAGTTCTCACTTCAATACGTCTAAGTGAACCGGAAATGGTCCCAAGGAAGCCCGAAACCACCACCCCAGACGGTGGTGCCGGCGGTATTAGCCTATTAGGAAACACCCAAGACACAATTCCTCAAAACTAACCAAATCGAAGAACTACTTACCCAGACTTGTAGAGCTCGAAGAAGTGACCGTCTTTCGTATGCCAAGCAAGCCCAGAAGTGCCGGAAGATTCGCCGGCGTCGAAGAACACGGCAAAGCCGTAGCTACCCAGAAACGTaaacaatcaaaacttaatccAAATCAAAAACTAATTGCACAGACGGGTAGAGGAAGACGAGAGGAGGAATTTCCATACCGAATGCGGTCCAGACCGTGGCCGGAAATCGCAGAAATTCGCCGGAGCAGTCAAACCTTCTCACCGTCGATTCTCCCTCCTCGCCGGGTGCATGGGCGATCCGAGACCGTAGACGTGACGGCGATGACGAGAGGAAGATATCGGTGGTCGTGCGTCGTCGATCGGTGGCCTTGTATTTTGGATCTTGCGAGACAATTAGCCCATAGTTTTCCGTTATTCGCTTGGGTTTGAAAAATACTCGAGGGGGTTTGAGCATTTGGAATTTGTAGACGGTTGTGGTTATTTTATTGTTAGTTGTGTACTTGTATATGTTCAGCGGTTGTTTATTTCACCGACTATGTTCATCATTGCATGAAAGACGGCATTTGTTGAAGGGTTAAGTGAAATGGAACTCATATAAGCCAATTACGTTGTTTGCGTTTATATATTGAGCACATGTTGAGTAAGTTTGTGAGGTTCTGTTAGCCTTTAAACGGGATGCAACTCATGTTGATCATAGAACATGATTTAAACTGATCATGAAATGTCTTCAGTTGCTtagcaaagaaaaataaatcagAATTACGGACTatactattttcttttttgagcaTTTCTCAGCACAACCACCATTTCTGGTGATAAACTATGACAGCACTTCCTTCACTTAAGATGAGATACCATGAACTCACCAGAGTGTTAAATTCACCAGTTGTGGTATCA is a genomic window containing:
- the LOC133735506 gene encoding uncharacterized protein LOC133735506: MLKPPRVFFKPKRITENYGLIVSQDPKYKATDRRRTTTDIFLSSSPSRLRSRIAHAPGEEGESTVRRFDCSGEFLRFPATVWTAFATALPCSSTPANLPALLGLLGIRKTVTSSSSTSLELVEWWKG